Proteins co-encoded in one Sulfurospirillum arsenophilum NBRC 109478 genomic window:
- a CDS encoding GNAT family N-acetyltransferase, producing MINELRRATIEDLPEIIKIYNEAIKDGISTADSKIVTVEDKLEWFHSHTSTRPILVKEYHGRIIAWISVQPFYANLLAYNHSARINIYIDKNFQGKKLGQQFLSEAIDQAKHYEIKTLLALIFSENAPSLKLFKKLGFKEWGNLNRIATIEGIDKDLLILGLRIQE from the coding sequence ATGATAAACGAGCTACGACGTGCAACCATTGAAGATTTGCCAGAGATCATCAAGATTTACAATGAAGCAATCAAAGATGGTATATCCACTGCCGATAGTAAAATCGTCACGGTTGAAGATAAACTAGAGTGGTTTCACTCGCATACATCAACTCGTCCCATTTTGGTTAAAGAGTACCATGGACGCATCATTGCATGGATTAGTGTGCAACCTTTTTACGCTAATCTTTTGGCCTATAATCATAGTGCTCGTATCAATATCTACATTGATAAAAACTTCCAAGGTAAAAAATTGGGGCAACAGTTTTTAAGTGAGGCGATAGACCAAGCGAAACATTATGAGATCAAGACACTTTTAGCGCTTATTTTTTCGGAAAATGCACCCAGCTTGAAACTCTTTAAAAAATTAGGTTTCAAAGAGTGGGGCAATCTTAACCGTATTGCTACTATTGAAGGAATCGATAAAGACCTTTTAATCCTTGGTCTTCGCATTCAAGAGTAA
- a CDS encoding HAD family hydrolase, whose product MRKEASIIFDMDGTLIDSSAAMTHSVNYVRNTLGLSPIAKEFLEYHINQPDQHLPKIFYNTDEYDPAHRALFKDHYMHFSPSMIALYPDVREMLHVLSQKAYLSIATNASDFFARHMLEKMGIIEHFSAIVGANNVAEPKPSPLMVYRLMDELGSDPSKTILVGDSIKDELAASNAGINFIFAGWGYGTSETASVKAHNIHELLSLLNTFI is encoded by the coding sequence ATGAGAAAAGAAGCATCAATTATTTTTGATATGGATGGAACATTAATTGACTCCAGTGCGGCAATGACGCACAGTGTCAATTATGTACGCAACACCTTAGGTCTCTCGCCCATTGCCAAAGAATTCTTAGAGTATCACATCAATCAACCCGATCAACATTTACCAAAGATTTTTTACAATACAGATGAGTATGACCCAGCACATCGCGCTTTGTTTAAAGACCACTATATGCACTTTTCTCCTAGTATGATAGCGCTATATCCTGATGTGCGAGAGATGTTGCATGTGCTTAGTCAAAAGGCTTATTTGTCGATTGCTACCAATGCGAGTGATTTTTTTGCGCGTCATATGCTTGAGAAAATGGGCATCATTGAGCATTTTTCTGCCATTGTTGGAGCCAATAACGTAGCTGAGCCAAAACCCAGCCCCTTAATGGTTTACCGTTTAATGGATGAGTTAGGAAGTGATCCTTCAAAAACGATTCTCGTAGGTGACAGTATCAAAGATGAACTTGCCGCCTCAAATGCTGGAATCAATTTTATTTTTGCAGGATGGGGATATGGAACGAGTGAAACTGCAAGCGTGAAAGCCCATAATATCCATGAGCTTTTAAGCCTACTCAATACGTTTATTTAA
- a CDS encoding DUF3971 domain-containing protein, which translates to MIIKATSHTIRNIWILLLFIVLSVVALIGTLANGISIDNLTLPTIKIDQLYIKLDKKLIVSIETLDIKKETQTDTSLEEMAELIKNFPYINQFFSKISIETIRYANEMLSLHYEENTFKLDSKHLSVNLIIIPIEKWQVDVEIQEAFLKDYHLHVNGKTRMDFKEKTYNFEGDFEIFGLKGVALFDIKDKLLTYHLQSESFTNKELKDLMDFIVSQVELDQIAKDWIDKNIVGEEYILHFFEGKFNLATLDYFPMQMHGTATVKNATVSFEPTVPPAYVKEIGIEFKNDKLLFDIKEPSYEQKIIQKADVYIYNLIGKGTGIVVDLNATSKLDAPIHKILHAFKIDVPITQTTGLTDANVRLDIKFLPYDINATGKFKLSPSDFTLSGLPMSTKYGEVRLDNFKIMLDNTNLRYKNLFDINATGVFDAKKSRYEGDIDINALLLDFSGTRLLKINNLADQNASFSIENATTKMALPSLNTTIIFTKDNNQFILTDLTKVAAFSPFMSDGNLTQGSVYVQTKDFENFDAKINLQNVNTPLLENREPVRDFEIALTTNTKILDASTTNTKLSLHYDKDLTLHVKDFNIALPQGDDPLDIPIKTTIFGENSSFIDLESNKTILSERYTLTLFKDNIHLNSKRGKSSFEYEKRKGKLGIQATALDADATNALFNRRYFYEGDFSLNIDGKDDNNMQGTFVMHKTFIKDLKFFNNLMATINAIPSLLVFNDPNFNTEGYFVDNGSVEFNQTKEAMHIKELQLRGKSADIMGKGMVNLIANTLDLKLQIKTLKTFSSAIDMIPIVGGIILGEDKRIATNVDVTGPTTDPKIETHLILDTLKSPMNILKRTFELPLELLK; encoded by the coding sequence ATGATTATTAAAGCAACATCACATACAATTAGGAATATCTGGATACTTTTACTATTCATAGTTCTTTCTGTCGTAGCATTAATTGGCACCTTAGCAAATGGCATTTCGATCGATAATCTTACATTACCGACGATAAAAATTGATCAATTATATATCAAACTAGATAAAAAATTGATTGTAAGTATTGAAACGCTTGATATTAAAAAGGAAACACAAACCGATACCTCTTTAGAAGAGATGGCTGAACTGATTAAAAATTTCCCATACATCAATCAGTTTTTCAGCAAAATCAGCATTGAAACTATTCGCTATGCTAACGAAATGCTATCTCTTCATTACGAAGAAAACACCTTTAAACTGGACAGTAAACATCTCAGCGTCAATCTCATTATTATCCCTATCGAAAAATGGCAAGTGGATGTTGAAATTCAAGAGGCATTTCTTAAAGATTATCATTTACATGTAAACGGTAAAACCCGTATGGACTTCAAAGAAAAAACCTATAACTTTGAAGGTGATTTTGAGATATTTGGACTTAAAGGAGTTGCGCTTTTTGATATTAAAGACAAGCTTTTAACCTACCATCTGCAAAGTGAATCTTTTACCAACAAAGAACTCAAAGACCTTATGGATTTTATCGTTTCTCAGGTCGAACTTGATCAAATTGCCAAAGATTGGATCGATAAAAACATCGTGGGAGAAGAGTATATTTTACACTTCTTTGAAGGCAAATTTAATCTTGCTACGCTTGATTATTTTCCAATGCAAATGCATGGAACGGCAACGGTAAAAAATGCTACCGTAAGTTTTGAACCTACTGTGCCGCCTGCTTATGTCAAAGAAATCGGTATTGAGTTTAAAAACGATAAGCTTCTTTTTGACATCAAAGAGCCAAGCTATGAGCAAAAAATCATCCAAAAAGCGGATGTTTATATCTATAACCTCATTGGCAAAGGAACAGGCATTGTCGTTGATCTTAATGCCACATCCAAACTCGATGCCCCAATACATAAAATTTTACATGCTTTCAAAATTGATGTACCCATTACTCAAACAACCGGTTTAACCGATGCCAATGTCAGACTGGATATTAAGTTTCTTCCTTATGACATAAACGCAACAGGAAAATTTAAACTTTCCCCTAGTGACTTTACCCTCAGCGGACTTCCAATGTCAACCAAATATGGAGAAGTAAGGCTCGATAACTTCAAGATCATGCTTGATAACACAAATCTACGGTATAAAAATCTCTTTGATATCAATGCGACAGGCGTTTTTGATGCCAAGAAAAGTCGATACGAGGGTGATATAGATATTAATGCACTGTTGCTTGATTTTAGTGGAACTAGGCTGTTAAAAATCAATAACTTAGCCGATCAAAATGCTTCATTTTCGATTGAGAACGCCACCACAAAAATGGCGTTGCCAAGCCTCAATACGACCATTATTTTTACTAAAGACAACAATCAATTCATACTTACAGATCTAACAAAAGTAGCCGCATTCTCTCCTTTTATGAGCGATGGTAACCTTACACAAGGATCGGTGTATGTTCAAACCAAGGATTTTGAAAATTTTGATGCTAAGATCAATCTTCAAAATGTCAACACGCCCCTTTTAGAAAACCGCGAGCCTGTTCGCGATTTTGAAATTGCACTTACAACCAATACTAAAATCCTTGATGCAAGCACCACCAACACGAAACTCTCACTTCATTATGACAAAGATCTTACGTTACATGTAAAAGATTTCAATATCGCTCTGCCACAAGGCGATGATCCTTTAGATATACCTATTAAAACCACTATCTTTGGTGAAAATTCCTCTTTCATTGATTTGGAAAGTAACAAAACCATCTTAAGTGAGCGCTACACTCTAACACTTTTTAAAGATAATATTCATCTCAATTCCAAGCGTGGCAAATCTTCGTTTGAATATGAAAAACGAAAAGGAAAACTTGGCATTCAAGCGACAGCACTCGATGCTGATGCCACAAATGCACTCTTTAATAGACGCTATTTCTATGAGGGTGATTTTTCATTGAATATTGATGGTAAAGATGATAATAATATGCAAGGCACTTTCGTCATGCACAAAACGTTTATCAAAGATCTCAAGTTTTTCAATAATCTTATGGCAACAATCAACGCTATCCCTTCTTTGCTTGTTTTTAATGATCCTAACTTTAACACAGAGGGTTATTTTGTGGATAATGGCTCTGTAGAATTTAACCAAACGAAAGAGGCTATGCACATTAAAGAGCTTCAACTACGGGGTAAAAGTGCAGATATTATGGGCAAAGGTATGGTTAATTTAATCGCGAACACGCTTGATCTAAAACTTCAGATCAAAACACTCAAAACCTTTAGCTCAGCGATTGATATGATTCCTATTGTAGGGGGCATTATTTTGGGAGAAGATAAACGAATTGCAACCAATGTGGATGTTACAGGTCCTACCACCGATCCAAAGATCGAAACACACCTGATTTTAGATACACTCAAAAGCCCTATGAATATCCTAAAACGTACGTTTGAATTACCGCTAGAGCTTCTTAAATAA
- the mltG gene encoding endolytic transglycosylase MltG encodes MEMPFAKVPINATTERTMNSKSIQIFLIVCDVALIIIYSLLFHLSRPMSSSSVAFVPQGSISQIISYMVEKNFDLHDKVDKYLLYMIGKPQSGWVSINPSPLTRGDFLYKLSHSKAPLKVITYIPGETKELLFVQIALAFDLSYEKLMQEYALATPYVEGFLVPDTYYIPIGISEKHLVHFLLANAKKYHKDVFEKIFGEFNEAKWQKFIIIASIIQKEAANNEEMPMVSSVIYNRLKKDMKLQMDGTLNYGQYSHIKITPQRIREDTSPYNTYMYKGLPPNPVCSVSKEAIFAAIFPKATNYLYFVKNKNGTHTFSQNYETHLENIKN; translated from the coding sequence ATCGAAATGCCATTTGCTAAGGTGCCAATTAATGCTACGACAGAAAGAACTATGAATAGTAAAAGTATCCAGATATTCCTAATTGTATGTGATGTTGCTTTAATAATCATATATTCTCTTCTCTTTCACTTGTCCAGACCGATGAGCTCTAGCTCGGTCGCCTTTGTGCCACAAGGCTCAATAAGCCAAATTATATCATATATGGTTGAGAAAAATTTTGACCTCCACGATAAAGTCGATAAATACCTTCTTTATATGATTGGCAAACCTCAATCGGGGTGGGTGAGTATCAATCCAAGTCCACTGACGCGTGGCGACTTCCTTTACAAGCTTTCTCATTCAAAAGCGCCTTTAAAGGTCATCACCTATATACCTGGTGAAACCAAAGAGCTTTTGTTTGTGCAAATTGCACTTGCCTTTGATCTTTCATATGAAAAATTGATGCAAGAATACGCTCTTGCAACACCTTATGTAGAGGGATTTTTGGTGCCAGATACCTACTATATTCCTATCGGTATTAGCGAAAAGCATCTGGTTCATTTTTTACTCGCTAATGCGAAGAAGTACCATAAAGATGTCTTTGAAAAGATTTTTGGTGAGTTTAATGAAGCGAAGTGGCAAAAGTTTATTATTATTGCTTCTATTATTCAAAAAGAGGCTGCTAATAATGAGGAAATGCCAATGGTGTCATCGGTTATCTATAACCGTCTTAAAAAAGACATGAAGCTCCAAATGGACGGAACACTGAATTATGGTCAATACTCTCATATAAAGATTACACCACAGCGCATTCGTGAAGACACGTCACCGTATAATACCTATATGTATAAAGGCTTACCACCTAATCCCGTGTGCAGTGTGAGTAAAGAGGCCATTTTTGCAGCTATTTTTCCAAAAGCGACCAATTATCTCTATTTTGTAAAAAATAAAAATGGAACCCACACGTTTTCACAGAATTATGAGACACATTTGGAAAATATAAAAAATTAA
- a CDS encoding NADP-dependent isocitrate dehydrogenase, which produces MVQKTSKIIYTQVDEAPALATYSLLPIVKAFTASSNIEIETRDISLCGRILANFPENLTATQKINDDLTYLGELANQPEANIIKLPNISASLPQLQAAIKELQEKGYKVPNYPENPANESEKEIKARYAKVLGSAVNPVLREGNSDRRAPLCVKEYARKNPHKMGKWTSDSASHVSYMTEGDFYGNEKSVTIPEATTVRIELLSKDGKTTILKDKLALLKDEIIDGTYMSSKKLSAFYEAQMEEAKKSGILLSLHLKATMMKVSDPIMFGYALKVFFKDVFEKHATLFKEIGVNANNGLGDLYAKIATLPEVQKTAIEADIKAVYAKRPKLAMVNSDKGITNLHVSSDVIIDASMPACIRESGRMWGEDGALHDTKALIPDRCYARIYEETMNFCKKNGALDPKTMGSVPNVGLMAQKAEEYGSHDKTFQCDTDGSVRIVEIASGKVLMEHPVEKGDIYRACQAKDAPIKDWVKLAVNRARLSHTPAIFWLDPARAHDAQMIKKVEKYLKEHDLKDLDIKIMTPENAIRESLARIVKGLDTISVTGNVLRDYLTDLFPILEVGTSAKMLSIVPLMSGGGLFETGAGGSAPKHVQQFVEENHLRWDSLGEFMALTASLEHLDNVVGNKKASILAKTLDAATGKFLDNNKSPSSKVGELDNRGSHFYLAMYWAEALAAQNEDQALAEQFKPLATTLKTNEQKIVDELNTIQGKAVDMGGYYVPDFEKTSKAMRPSATFNKALDALKA; this is translated from the coding sequence ATGGTTCAAAAAACAAGTAAAATCATCTATACACAAGTAGATGAAGCTCCCGCACTCGCAACGTATTCTTTGTTACCGATTGTTAAAGCATTTACCGCAAGCTCCAATATTGAGATCGAAACCAGAGACATTTCGCTCTGTGGTCGTATTCTTGCCAACTTCCCTGAAAATCTAACGGCTACGCAAAAGATCAATGATGATCTTACGTACCTAGGTGAACTTGCAAATCAGCCCGAAGCTAATATTATCAAATTACCAAATATCAGTGCTTCCTTGCCACAACTTCAAGCAGCCATTAAAGAGCTTCAAGAAAAAGGCTATAAGGTTCCTAATTACCCAGAAAACCCTGCCAATGAGAGTGAAAAAGAGATTAAAGCACGCTATGCTAAAGTCTTAGGTAGCGCGGTTAACCCCGTTCTTCGCGAAGGAAACTCAGACAGACGTGCTCCTTTATGTGTTAAAGAGTACGCACGTAAAAATCCACATAAAATGGGAAAATGGACCAGTGATTCTGCATCGCATGTTTCGTATATGACTGAAGGTGATTTTTACGGTAATGAAAAATCAGTCACTATACCAGAAGCGACTACGGTTCGTATTGAGCTTTTAAGCAAAGATGGAAAAACAACGATACTAAAAGATAAATTAGCTCTTTTAAAAGATGAAATCATCGATGGCACCTATATGAGTAGTAAAAAACTCTCAGCATTTTATGAAGCACAAATGGAAGAAGCTAAAAAAAGTGGCATCCTTCTCTCTTTGCACTTAAAAGCAACAATGATGAAAGTCAGCGATCCGATTATGTTTGGATATGCGCTCAAAGTCTTTTTCAAAGATGTTTTTGAAAAACATGCCACTCTTTTTAAAGAGATTGGTGTCAATGCCAACAATGGACTAGGCGACCTTTATGCCAAAATAGCAACACTCCCAGAAGTGCAAAAAACCGCGATTGAAGCCGATATTAAAGCTGTATACGCAAAACGTCCTAAACTTGCGATGGTTAATTCTGACAAAGGTATTACTAATTTACATGTGTCAAGCGATGTGATTATTGATGCTTCGATGCCAGCGTGTATTCGAGAGTCTGGTCGTATGTGGGGCGAAGATGGTGCCTTACACGATACAAAAGCGTTGATTCCTGATCGCTGTTATGCACGTATTTATGAAGAAACGATGAATTTTTGTAAGAAAAATGGAGCACTCGATCCAAAAACAATGGGTTCTGTGCCAAACGTTGGTCTTATGGCTCAAAAAGCTGAAGAATACGGCTCTCATGATAAAACGTTCCAATGTGATACCGATGGTAGTGTTCGCATCGTAGAAATTGCAAGTGGCAAAGTTTTGATGGAACATCCTGTTGAAAAAGGTGACATTTACCGTGCTTGCCAAGCTAAAGATGCACCGATTAAAGACTGGGTCAAACTAGCGGTCAACAGAGCACGCTTAAGTCATACACCCGCCATTTTCTGGCTTGATCCCGCACGTGCTCACGATGCGCAGATGATTAAAAAAGTTGAAAAATATCTCAAAGAGCACGACCTTAAAGATCTTGATATTAAAATTATGACGCCTGAAAATGCCATTCGTGAATCCTTAGCACGCATTGTGAAAGGGCTTGATACGATCTCTGTGACAGGTAACGTTTTACGTGATTATTTGACCGATCTTTTCCCTATTTTAGAAGTAGGAACATCAGCTAAAATGCTCTCAATCGTTCCATTGATGAGTGGTGGTGGATTGTTTGAAACAGGCGCGGGTGGTTCTGCACCAAAACACGTTCAACAATTTGTCGAAGAAAATCACTTGCGTTGGGATTCACTCGGAGAGTTTATGGCGTTGACTGCTTCTCTTGAGCATTTGGATAACGTTGTTGGCAATAAAAAAGCTTCTATTTTGGCAAAAACACTCGATGCTGCAACGGGTAAATTTTTGGATAACAACAAATCTCCTTCTTCAAAAGTAGGCGAGTTAGACAATCGTGGAAGCCATTTCTATTTAGCGATGTATTGGGCTGAAGCATTGGCTGCACAAAATGAAGATCAAGCGTTAGCTGAGCAATTTAAACCGCTCGCTACAACACTGAAAACCAATGAGCAAAAAATCGTTGATGAGCTAAATACTATACAGGGAAAAGCGGTCGATATGGGTGGGTACTATGTACCTGATTTTGAAAAAACGAGCAAGGCAATGCGTCCAAGCGCTACGTTTAACAAAGCTTTGGATGCACTCAAAGCGTAA
- the mdh gene encoding malate dehydrogenase, whose protein sequence is MSQGKKVSIIGAGNVGATICYWLAMRKSCREIVMIDLVEGVAVGKALDISQATSPEGSHTLISASSDYKHISNSDIIVITAGSPRKPGMSRDDLLMINAKITKGIIEQVKIYAPDAIVITVSNPLDAITYVAIKAGNYPRGRVIGMAGILDSSRMETFISQKLGFGYGQITASVMGGHGDDMVPLPRYSSVNGVALTDLLSDLEIDEIIEKTRHGGAEIVGYMGTSAYYAPANSTVKMIEAILSDSRSIFPCAVLLDGEYGYHNTVNGVPVVLGANGVEEIVELPLNLNEQHQFSKSVDSVNKLLETLEKNNFFTV, encoded by the coding sequence TTGTCACAAGGAAAAAAAGTCTCAATTATCGGAGCAGGAAATGTGGGAGCAACAATTTGCTATTGGTTAGCCATGCGTAAAAGTTGCCGTGAAATTGTGATGATAGACCTCGTTGAGGGCGTTGCCGTTGGCAAAGCCCTTGACATCTCCCAAGCTACCAGTCCTGAAGGCAGCCATACACTTATTAGCGCTTCAAGCGATTATAAACATATTTCAAACAGCGATATTATCGTTATTACTGCAGGCAGTCCCCGAAAACCAGGTATGAGCAGGGATGATCTTTTGATGATTAACGCAAAGATTACCAAAGGTATTATTGAGCAAGTTAAAATCTATGCACCAGATGCCATCGTTATCACCGTTTCCAATCCTTTAGATGCTATTACGTATGTTGCCATCAAAGCAGGAAATTATCCACGAGGTCGTGTTATTGGAATGGCGGGTATTTTGGATAGTTCTCGTATGGAGACATTTATTTCGCAGAAGCTTGGTTTTGGCTATGGACAAATAACAGCGAGTGTTATGGGTGGGCATGGGGATGATATGGTTCCCCTTCCTCGTTACTCTTCTGTAAACGGTGTAGCACTTACAGATTTGCTCAGCGATCTTGAAATTGATGAGATTATTGAAAAAACACGTCATGGTGGAGCTGAAATTGTAGGTTATATGGGAACATCTGCTTATTATGCACCTGCTAACTCGACGGTTAAGATGATAGAGGCTATTTTGAGTGATTCTCGCTCCATTTTCCCCTGTGCGGTTTTACTTGATGGCGAGTATGGTTACCATAACACCGTTAACGGTGTACCCGTCGTTTTGGGGGCCAATGGCGTTGAAGAAATCGTTGAGTTACCCCTTAATTTAAATGAACAACATCAATTTTCAAAAAGTGTTGATTCTGTCAATAAACTCTTAGAGACGTTAGAAAAAAACAATTTCTTTACGGTCTAA
- the mdh gene encoding malate dehydrogenase, which produces MSQGKKVSIIGTGNVGATVCYWLSMRKRCREIVMIDRHGVVAHGKALDILQATSPEGSHTQIYNSTDYAMAANSDVVVITAGSPRKPGMSRDDLLILNAGITEQVIHEVRKYAPNAIIIMVSNPLDAMTYTALKAGCYPRNQVIGMAGILDSARMETFISQKLGFGYGQVTASVIGGHGDNMVPLPRYSSVNGVALADLLSDEEIKEIIEQTREGGAEIVGYMGTSAYYAPANSVVKMIEAIISDARAIFPCAVLLEGEYGYNDIVNGVPVVLGAHGVEKVLELPLNLDEQKQFAKSINSVAELLEILRKNNFFTV; this is translated from the coding sequence ATGTCACAAGGTAAAAAAGTTTCAATTATTGGTACAGGAAATGTTGGTGCTACCGTTTGTTATTGGCTTTCAATGCGTAAAAGATGTAGAGAAATTGTTATGATTGATAGGCATGGCGTTGTTGCACATGGAAAAGCATTGGATATTTTGCAAGCAACAAGCCCTGAGGGTAGCCATACGCAAATTTATAATTCAACAGATTATGCAATGGCAGCAAATAGTGATGTGGTTGTGATAACGGCAGGAAGTCCACGAAAACCAGGAATGAGCCGAGATGATTTATTGATTTTGAATGCTGGCATTACAGAGCAAGTTATTCACGAAGTGCGAAAATATGCTCCCAATGCTATTATTATTATGGTTTCCAATCCGTTGGATGCAATGACCTATACGGCTCTTAAAGCAGGGTGTTATCCACGTAATCAGGTGATTGGAATGGCAGGTATTTTAGACAGTGCGCGAATGGAAACATTCATTTCTCAAAAATTGGGCTTTGGTTATGGCCAAGTAACCGCAAGTGTGATTGGTGGTCATGGTGACAACATGGTTCCGCTTCCTCGTTACTCATCGGTTAATGGTGTTGCTCTTGCCGATTTGCTGAGCGATGAAGAAATAAAAGAGATCATTGAGCAAACAAGAGAGGGTGGTGCAGAAATTGTGGGTTATATGGGAACATCTGCTTATTATGCTCCTGCAAACTCTGTTGTGAAAATGATAGAAGCCATTATTAGCGATGCGAGAGCTATTTTTCCTTGTGCTGTTTTATTAGAAGGGGAATATGGCTATAATGACATTGTAAACGGTGTCCCCGTTGTTTTAGGTGCTCATGGTGTTGAAAAAGTTCTTGAGTTGCCCCTTAATTTAGATGAACAAAAACAGTTTGCAAAAAGTATAAATTCTGTAGCAGAACTATTAGAAATATTACGAAAAAACAATTTTTTTACAGTATAA